The Candidatus Babeliales bacterium DNA window AACGAAGCTGGGGATAAAGGGTAAACTCTTCTGCTAATCTATATTCTAAAGCAAAAATGATATTATTTCAAATTATTACCTGAAAATTATATTTATTCCTCTTCGAATTTAAACAAATAAACTCACACAACAAATTATGGACACCGATACCTATCTTCTTCAACTGGAGCTAAAGTACGCGACATATTATACCTACCACCAGCATCGTTAGCAATCCAGCCTCCACACGGACTATCAAAATATGGGGATGACACAACCTTTTCTTCTTGTTTTAATAATTCCCGTAATTTTGACAGTTCACTTGAACGACGTAAAGAACCTCCTGAGCTGCGTAGTTTATTGCCAGAACCATCGGCATCATTATCCATAGCAACAATCGATAACCCCTGTAACAACATATAACTTAATACCAAATATCTTTTTGCCATCGCAAGTAGTCCCTTCCTATAAGCTAAAAATTATAATGCTTTGAATCACTTCCTAAAATTGACTAATTTCTTTTTTGTAAAAACATCGCACTTTTTACTGCCGATATGGAATATCATAAAAAGATTCGGTAAACCCTCTTGATGGATTGCTATCAGCGAGCGAGTTATGAGATTCTTCAGGAATTGTTGAACTATGCGGAAAACCTGCATAATTCTTCACCATAGCCGCCCTAAATCTTTCTGTTGATGACTTATTCGTTCCTTGTTTTTTAATTTCATCAGAACACCTCAGCGATTCATTTGAACGCCTCAACAATTCGGCTGAAGCACCTCGCTGCAACGCTACTCTGTCTTTGAGTGGAATCTTTGACGCTTCGTCCATAGCAACCAGATGCAAACTATAAGACAATATCATACCAAGCACCATCAAAACCCATTTTTTCTTCATTACAAACACCCTCACTCATTCATTACTACCATCTTTGTATTATAAAATTCCTGATAAATACCGTTCTGCATCAAGAGCTGCCATACATCCAGCTCCGGCTGAAGTAATTGCCTGACGATACCGATAATCATGAACATCACCGGCAACAAACACTCCTTTAATCGCTGTATGTACCTGATCTGTTGCCTCCAACCATCCACCCTTATTGCACGCAAGATGATCTTTAAAAGGCCCAGAATTTGGATTTAATCCAATAGCTATGAATACACCATCTGCATCAAGCCGAATTTTTTCGCCTGTTAATTGATTAACAACGGTAACTGCAGAAACATGCTGTTCGTTACCATGGAATTCGGTTACCGTACTATTATAATACATTGTAATATCGGGATCATTAATAACTCGTTCCTGCATTGCATGAGAGGCAGTAAATTTATCAAGAATATGCACAATTGTTATGTGTCGAGTAAATTTCTTTAAAAATGATGCATCTTCCATGGCAGTATCTCCACCACCAATAACGACCACCTTTTTGTCGGGATAAAAGGCACCATCACACACTGCACATGTTGTAACACCTTTCCCCCAATATGTATCTTCACCAGGAACACGTAAGCGTTTTGGTGTTGCACCTGTTGTTATAATAACAGCATAAGCTTGCAATTCAGTTTTATCATCTACCGTAATTTTTTTGACGTATGAATTAGAAAAATCGACTTTTGTTACTTTACCTGACACAAATTGAGTACCAAAGTGCTTGGCATGATCGCGCATATTCATCATAAGTTTTGGTCCAAGAATACTTTTTTCTCCTGGCCAATTCTCAACATATGATGTTTTCATCAACTGTCCGCCTGGTTCATCACCATCAATAATAACTGGTTCAAGATTTGCGCGAGCCGCATAAACAGCCGCTGTTAACCCTGCAGGACCCGAACCAATAATGATAA harbors:
- the trxB gene encoding thioredoxin-disulfide reductase; translated protein: MENKIHKLIIIGSGPAGLTAAVYAARANLEPVIIDGDEPGGQLMKTSYVENWPGEKSILGPKLMMNMRDHAKHFGTQFVSGKVTKVDFSNSYVKKITVDDKTELQAYAVIITTGATPKRLRVPGEDTYWGKGVTTCAVCDGAFYPDKKVVVIGGGDTAMEDASFLKKFTRHITIVHILDKFTASHAMQERVINDPDITMYYNSTVTEFHGNEQHVSAVTVVNQLTGEKIRLDADGVFIAIGLNPNSGPFKDHLACNKGGWLEATDQVHTAIKGVFVAGDVHDYRYRQAITSAGAGCMAALDAERYLSGIL